The genomic segment CCTGCGGCAGCTGGCCGACCAGTTTCGCGTCCTTGAGCTCGGCGGTTGTCATGTAGAACGCGGTGGGCAGGTCGACGACCAGGCCGTCGAGCTGGCCGTTCTGCAGGGCCTTCTTGGCGTCGTCGTTGGTGTTGTAGACCTGCGGTTCGGTCTTCGGCTTGATCAGGTCGGTGATCGCCTGGTAGCTGGTGGTGCCGACCTGCGCGCCGAGCTTCGCGTTCTGCAGGTCACCCAGCGACGCCCCGTCGGCGATCTTGGAGGACTTCAGCGCGATCACCGCCTGCCGCACCAGGTAGTACGGGGCGGAGAAGTCGACCGCCTGCTTGCGCTCCTCGGTGATCGAGAACTGGTTGATGTCGAAGTCGAACTCCTTCGCCCCGGGCGCGATCGCGGTGTCGAACCGGGTCCGCACCCAGACCACGTCCTCGCGGGCGTAGCCGAGCTTCTCGGCGACCGCGTAGGCGACGTTGGACTCGAAGCCCTCGCCGTTCTCGGGCTTGTTGTCGACGAACCACGGCGCGTACGCCGGCTCGTCGGTGGCGATGGTGAGCTTGCCGGCGGTCCTGGTCTGCATCGTGTCCTTGCTGCACGTCGCGGGACCGACGACCGGTTCGGTGGGGGCTTCCTCCGGTGAGCACGCGACCAGCGCGGCCAGGAGGGCGCCCGCTGTCGCGAGCGCTATCGGTATAGATCGTTTGGCCATGCTGGAAAGCATAGACACGTCTCGACGGCGGTCCACCTCGTGTCACCCGGCCGGGTCGGGTTTCCTACTCTGCGCTGGTGAACGGTCACCGACTGGCGGTAAACCGGAGCGGGAACCGGCGCGTCATCCAGGGGTGACGCTTGACGTGGTGATCGATCCGCGCATCGGGAGGGCCGTGGCGCAGCCGCAGACACCGGCGTGGGAAGCGGACGAGGCGGTCACCCGGCTGTTCGCCAGCCACTACCGGCCCCTGGTCCGGCTGGCCAGTCTGCTGCTGCACGATCGGGACGCGGCCGAGGAGGTCGTGCAGGAGGCGTACGCGGCGCTGCACGGCCGGTGGGCCCGGCTGCGCGGCACCGAGAAGGCGGTCGGCTACCTGCGGGTGACGGTGGTGAACCGGTGCCGGTCGGCGCTGCGGCACCGCAAGGTCGTCGAGACCCACCTGGCGACCGTCCGGCAGGGTCCGGACGCGCCCAGCGCCGAGGCCGGCGCGTTGGACCTGCTCCAGCACGACGAGATCCGTACCGCGCTGCGCCGCCTGCCGCCCCGCCAGCGGGAGGCGGTGGTGCTGCGCTACTACGCCGAGCTCTCCGAGGCGG from the Solwaraspora sp. WMMD1047 genome contains:
- a CDS encoding ABC transporter substrate-binding protein; the protein is MAKRSIPIALATAGALLAALVACSPEEAPTEPVVGPATCSKDTMQTRTAGKLTIATDEPAYAPWFVDNKPENGEGFESNVAYAVAEKLGYAREDVVWVRTRFDTAIAPGAKEFDFDINQFSITEERKQAVDFSAPYYLVRQAVIALKSSKIADGASLGDLQNAKLGAQVGTTSYQAITDLIKPKTEPQVYNTNDDAKKALQNGQLDGLVVDLPTAFYMTTAELKDAKLVGQLPQVGLPETFGLLMEKDSPLVGCVSTAVNDLRSAGTLAELERKWLSESAGAPELA
- a CDS encoding SigE family RNA polymerase sigma factor encodes the protein MTLDVVIDPRIGRAVAQPQTPAWEADEAVTRLFASHYRPLVRLASLLLHDRDAAEEVVQEAYAALHGRWARLRGTEKAVGYLRVTVVNRCRSALRHRKVVETHLATVRQGPDAPSAEAGALDLLQHDEIRTALRRLPPRQREAVVLRYYAELSEAETAEAMKVSRGAVKSHTSRGLAALRRTLEALR